A window of the Dictyostelium discoideum AX4 chromosome 4 chromosome, whole genome shotgun sequence genome harbors these coding sequences:
- a CDS encoding zinc-containing alcohol dehydrogenase (Similar to ADH): MTKVKFIALKNYIKGGYPQEKDFETKEVDLDETLGNNQILVKLIYISVDPYVRGRMSEGKSYIDPFKIGEPIECGGVGKIEKSNCSKWKVGDYIANNQFPWKEKFVTDGNNPGCYKADKNAAPLPCYLSLLGMTGMTAYCGLTEIGEPKKGETLVVSAGSGAVGQIVGQVGKIIGCRVIGIAGSKEKCDFMTKELRFDVGINYKSPTYKDDIAKAVEKTGVDIYWENVGGEITDAVLPHLNKYARIPLCGVISSYNKTELDVGPRIQIYLLKSSAKMQGFIVFNYIDKFPAASKQLAEWYNQGKIKDQHSIKKGLDQVVPSFLSLFNSDHLGKMIIKIADE; the protein is encoded by the exons ATGACAAAAGTTAAATTTATTGCATTAAAAAACTATATCAAAGGTGGATATCCACAAGAAAAGGATTTTGAAACAAAAGAAGTAGATTTAGATGAAACATTGGGTAATAATCAAATCCttgtaaaattgatttacatTTCAGTTGATCCATat gtTCGTGGAAGAATGAGTGAAGGTAAATCATATATTGATCCATTTAAGATTGGAGAACCAATTGAatgtggtggtgttggtaaaATTGAGAAATCAAATTGTAGCAAATGGAAAGTTGGTGATTACATTGCCAATAATCAATTCCCATGGAAAGAGAAATTTGTTACTGATGGTAATAACCCAGGTTGTTATAAAGCTGATAAGAACGCTGCTCCACTTCCATGTTATCTCTCTCTACTTGGTATGACTGGTATGACTGCCTATTGTGGTCTAACTGAAATCGGTGAACCAAAGAAAGGTGAAACATTGGTGGTGAGTGCTGGTTCTGGTGCCGTTGGTCAAATTGTTGGTCAAGTTGGTAAAATCATTGGTTGTAGAGTAATTGGTATTGCTGGATCGAAAGAAAAGTGTGATTTCATGACTAAGGAATTAAGATTCGATGTAGGTATCAATTATAAATCTCCAACTTACAAAGATGATATTGCAAAAGCTGTTGAGAAAACTGGTGTCGATATCTATTGGGAGAATGTTGGTGGTGAAATAACTGATGCAGTTTTGCCACATTTAAACAAATATGCACGTATTCCACTTTGTGGTGTAATCTCTTCCTACAATAAAACCGAATTGGATGTTGGCCCTCgtattcaaatttatctCTTGAAATCATCTGCAAAAATGCAAGGTTTCATTGTTTTTAACTACATTGATAAATTCCCTGCTGCCTCTAAACAATTGGCTGAATGGTATAATCAAGGTAAAATCAAAGATCaacattcaattaaaaaaggcCTTGACCAAGTTGTACCATCATTcctttcattatttaatagtGATCATCTTGgtaaaatgattattaaaattgctgatgaataa
- a CDS encoding zinc-containing alcohol dehydrogenase (Similar to ADH): MVLSKQIVLKNHIESGTPTLEDFEEKTFEFSIEELKNEEVVVKLEIVSPDPYMRGRMTTRKSYIPPFEIGKPIVGYAIGKVTKAGSASKYSVGDYIMGHLPWQSEFIYNSNSPYANKIDTTLAPLESFLSVLGMVGLTAYHGLKEIAEPKQGETMVISAAAGAVGQLVGQIGKIKGCRVVGIVGSEEKIKYIVDELGFDVGVNYNSPTYKDDIAKAIPNGVDIYWENVGGVVSDAIWPHLNKFARIPLCGVISQYNSTEKDVGPRIEGYLLKTSSKLQGFIVANYASKHAEALKELAQWYKSGQLKDRHTINNGFDQLVPSFLALFKGTNTGKMMVKL; this comes from the coding sequence atggtTCTTAGTAAACaaattgtattaaaaaatcacATCGAAAGTGGTACACCAACTTTGGAGGATTTTGAAGAGAAAacttttgaattttcaattgaagaattaaaaaatgaagaagTAGTAGTAAAATTAGAGATAGTTTCACCAGACCCATATATGAGAGGTCGTATGACAACACGTAAATCATATATCCCaccatttgaaattggtaaacCAATTGTTGGATATGCTATTGGTAAAGTTACAAAAGCAGGCTCAGCATCAAAGTATTCAGTAGGTGATTACATTATGGGTCATTTACCATGGCAATCTGAATTCATCTACAATTCAAACAGTCCATATGCAAATAAAATCGATACAACATTAGCGCCATTGGAATCATTCCTCTCAGTTTTGGGTATGGTCGGATTAACAGCTTATCACGGTCTCAAAGAGATCGCAGAACCAAAACAAGGTGAAACCATGGTAATCAGCGCTGCAGCCGGTGCAGTAGGTCAATTGGTCGGTCAAATTGGTAAAATCAAAGGTTGCAGAGTTGTAGGTATCGTAGGTTCCGAAGAGAAGATAAAATACATCGTCGATGAATTAGGTTTTGATGTCGGTGTAAATTACAATTCACCAACTTATAAAGACGATATAGCAAAAGCAATTCCAAATGGTGTTGATATATATTGGGAGaatgttggtggtgttgtatCTGATGCAATTTGGCCACACTTGAATAAGTTTGCCCGTATTCCACTATGCGGTGTAATCTCACAATACAACTCTACTGAAAAGGATGTTGGCCCACGTATTGAAGGTTATCTCTTGAAAACTTCCTCAAAATTACAAGGTTTCATCGTTGCAAACTATGCAAGCAAACATGCTGAAGCATTAAAAGAATTGGCTCAATGGTATAAATCTGGTCAACTCAAAGATAGACACACCATTAATAATGGTTTCGATCAATTGGTGCCATCTTTTCTTGCATTATTCAAAGGTACAAATACTGGTAAAATGATggtaaaattgtaa